A stretch of DNA from Mugil cephalus isolate CIBA_MC_2020 chromosome 12, CIBA_Mcephalus_1.1, whole genome shotgun sequence:
TCCTGTCCACCCTGGGATGTTTGGTCACCGGAACATTTCGGTGAGAGTTTGAAGACATATGTGGCATTTCACAGCCGACACTAAACAGCATCATCCCGGCAGTGGTGGATGAAATaatttctctggcctcagtttgCATCCAGTTCTcatacagacatcaccaacaCGCCCAAAGTAAATGAGAATTTCAGGCCATTGCTGGATTCCCAAACATAAATTGTAACCAAAGATTGACCCACAttcaataaaaccacacaatgaaTTCAGTTACGTGTTGGGAAAGGATTTAattcaatcaatacacaaataatgtgaaatgcaACAAAGTCTCTATTAAACGTTGCTGTAGAAATGCACTTCAGTGTTAAACTCAAAAACTCATTAAGTCGTTGTTGCAAAATCAACAAGACACCACCAAATCCATGTGCACTGGGACGGCTTTTGTGCAGTTTGTCTCTCGTTCCAACAAGAGTTTTAAATCACGGCATAAATCAATCAGTATCTTTTAGAGAAGCGGTGTTGAACAGATCAGATTAACACACTTTGAATAGCACAGTTCTCAAAATCCCCCAGTAATGCAAGATAAGCAGTAGTAGTGCATTTCAGCTTTACTTTTCAGATTATATTTTATAGTGTCTGCTAAATTACTGGCTGAGCATTTTTATATGAGACCGGCAATATGTGATCAAGTGTAAAGTTTGAGATGCTGTACTTCTCTTAATgggttctatgtgtagttccactgCTCTACCATTAGATTTTGTGTGTATGAGCAGTCATAGTTGTGCGTAAATATACAACACCCGCTAACTCACCGTAGGCCTTGCATTTCCACAGTGGCTAGTAACACAGCCACTCCCACTAGTCACTTCGTATCTGaatttaatatacatttttttaattgtagttttctcCAACAGCAcctgaaataataaacaaaatgcaaagtgagtcTATGACACTTCAAGTCCCATGAGGACTGCGTGCGCACGGTGTTTGGTCCATTCGGCGTCACTGTAGTCAGACGTTCTCTGGGGAGAACACGTTTGTGAAGCGATGGAGTGATGTTGTGGAGGAACACTGAAGGTGTCAGAAAACCCGAAGAggagacaaacaacacaaaagctgAAGATGAGACAGGATggggagacaaagaaaaagaaaagactgcttaaaaaaaatcagagaatACTGAATTTACCACTGCCCCTGGCAACCAAGAACACCTAACGTTAACTCACTTAATAACTAGGAAAATTAAGTATTTCTCAAATGtaccatttcatttatttggagaggacaaaacactgtATACATGGGTGAAAAATGACATCATTATTTTGAGTCACAtttttgaataatttagttgtaaGGTGTGTTCTAAGTGGGCTTTTACTATGTGATAAGAAACCACAGTTTTTTATTACTATAGActgcatattttaatataaaaggaGCTTTAGGCCTACACAGAACTTTATTGGAGCTGAATACTTGATAATGACCTGTAGTGTTAAACACTTCTTGATATGTGTGAGCaagggtcatttacatttaaaagtttgtgAATCTTTTTGAAGGAGATATCTTTGGGAGCTTTTGCACCTACAGTAGATCGGGACAactgaagacagacaggaatCAAACCCACGCTGCAATGAAGACCATAAGCTCAGTACATGGGTTCCAAGTTCAAGTAAACATAATTTCCCATGAACAAAACTGCCCCTTGTGAAAATGCTGAGTGGCAAGTAACTTTGGAAAAATATCTAGCCATAGTGGCTGGTGCCTAGAGAATTGAATCCAATAAacctaaccagcatgtcttGGATGGTGGGATGAAatcagagtacctggagagaacccacgcagacacagagagaacatgcaaactccacacagaaaggacCCAGTTGGATTGGAACCCAGATGggacatttctgcttttgtttctgaATTGACTAAGAGCTTGGTATGATTGTGCTGGACTTGAAAGTTCAGGGAAATGACATGTAGTGGAGGCACGTTGCCAGCAGAGGGTGTGAGTCAGTTTGGCGTGATACAACATTTTTTGGAAAGTTGCAATTAACCttagttcagtttgttttcacaGGGCAACCCagacaaagaaggagaggaCAACTCTTGTATTTACAGCACCAGTCCCCCCTTTGGAGGGCTTGCATACAGTTTTTCAAGGTACTTATCACTGAAGATAGATCTTAATAACTTCAGTCAGATGCAAGTACTGAGCTATCGACAAAAAGTTgcaatatacattttttttttattatatttatggaTCATTAGGGTCAATTGAGCAGTTTTACAATCTGAAATAATTTGATCGTATTCTGTGTATTTTCAGGAGGAgtgttttaaattagttttttttttttttttttacttaattgcTTCATTGTTGACCTTTATGTAATATCGAATACCATGATTTTACTCATCTGCTGGTTAATGGCTGCACAAATCTGTTGTTTTGTCACCAGGTCATGGATCGTCGTTTGCTGTTACTTCTACTCCTCATGATGGAGCAGAATGgtaagttttaaaatgtcaaagttgGATAATTCAATTGCAGATTAATAAATCTGTAATTAATCCGTCAGTGGAAAGATGTGACTGTTCAAAGGATGTTCAGGCTGAGTGATTATTTATTCTCACTTATTCTAAGCCAGAAATTCTTAAGCCTTAAGGATTCTGACATTGAGCCCCCCCATCCCTACCAATCTATAGACAtattaaaaagatttatttgtaCTATCTATAGAGATACTAAAAggtttatttgaatgtgtgatCATGTTGTTcaggtttgtggttttctttgcAGCGCTgtgtgaacaacaacaacaaacctgcACAAAGTCAGTTGTCAACTCCTGCAGTGACTGTATCAAATCTGGGCCGTTCTGTGCATGGTGCCAAAAGCTGGTGAGAGAGaaagtttatgtaaatgaaataCAAGATGGTACTGATTTGTCCACCGTTGGTCAGTAACGTGACTTCAGGCTGATTACACACAACAGGCCACCATCAGCTTCTTTACTAGCTGATGATATCACACCTCATCCTGCTGCAGGCTTCATATTAACACGACTGGCTTTGACTCCAAAGACACCATTCAGACACACTCAGTATAACCAAAGATCTGTATGGGCCATACACaggtattaatattttaatagtaACTTcataaattagtttttatttgagaGAGATTTTGTTTTGAGAACTTTGTGAAACTCATACTTCAACCAcaacaatattaattttcttcatAAACCTGTAGGATGTTTACTTGAATTCCATAATTTCAGtccatatataaaaatacaaaatgtttttaatgttgtatgaccacaaagatgttttaaaagtaGTTCTCCTCTCAAATTATATTCTCCTCTCTTTGAACCAGATCAGTGAATTTCAATAATTTTAACTTTATGAAtaaatggtttgtgtgttctctgCAGCCAATGTGGTGAATTATACTTTGGCTCTTTTTTTGCAGTAGTGACAGTGGTTGTGGCgtaaattcattatttattattttattataagtATTGTCCCAAATCTGACCATAGAGACTTTACAAATCTCATTTAAATACTTCCTAGCATTGGCCAAACTCGCCATCTTGTGTCTTTGGAACCACAGTCTGATCAGCACAGTCACTCACTGGCTTTTCTGCCCTACCCCCACTAGTTAGAAAGAAATGTTGGTGTATACACGAGGAATTGTTctgttgtccatctttataaagGCTATGGTTTGAATACTTTATTTTGGATGCAGTTCCTGCTGATGTTTGGCTTGTTTGTTGAGCGGTGTGGCTTGAAAACATAAGAACATGTTAGAAGCACATTATACACTCACTATTACGTACAACTTGTTAGTAAAAGCTTGGACCcccctttgccttcagaactgccttaattcatactttcaacaaggtgttggaaacattcctcagagaatttggtccatattgacatgacagcatcataCAGTTGCTGCAGTTTTGTCAAATGCACATCTATAATgtgaatctcccattccaccacatcccaaaggtgctctattggattgagacctggtgactgtggaggccactggagtacagtgaactctttatcatgttcaagaaaccagtttgaaatgatatgagctttgtgacatggtgcattaccctactggaagtagccgtcagaagatggtccactgtggtcataaagggatggacatggtcagcaacaatactgaggtaggctgtggcatttaaaccatgctcagtttgtactaaggggcctaaagtgtgccaagaaaatatcccccacaccattacaccaccaccaccagcctgaaccgttgatacaagacAGGAttgatccatgctttcatgttgtttactccaaatcctgaccctgccatctgaatgtcacagctgaaattgagacttgtcagaccaggcaacgtttttccaatcttctgttgtccaattttggtaagcctgtgtgaactgtaatttcagtttcctgttgttagctgacaggagtggtacctggtgtggtcttttgctgctgtagcccatcttcttcaaggttggatgtgttgtgtgttcagagatggtattctgcattccttggttgtaacgagtagttatttgagtttctgtcatctttccatcatctccaaccagcCCATTCTCccctgacctctcacatcaacaaggcatttttgtccacacaactgctgctcaccggatagtttctctttttcggaccattctctgtaaaccttAGAGATGGTTATGCGTAAATATCCCACTAGAtctgcagtttctgaaatactcagatcaGCCTGTCTGGCACATACAATCATACCACTGTCAAAGTCATTGAAATACCCTTTCTctcccattctgatgctcggtttgaactggatcacctctacatgcctaaatgcattgagttgcagccatgtgattggctgattagttatttgcattaacaagcaattgaacaggtgtacctaataaagaggcaagtgagtgtacattgAGGTTGCAAGACAATTCCAatctggccaaactgacactattcaTTTATTGCAGAATTTCACCAAACCCGGAGAGCAGGAAGCAGTGCGCTGTGACACCAAAGACCAGTTGAAACAAAAGGGCTGCGACGATGAAGAAATCATCTCTCctttcaactatgcagacattACCAAGAGTGTCCCTCTGTCTatgtcttttaaaaatgaagaacCAGTCCAGATGAGTCCTCAGAAAATTAACCTGCAGCTGCGTCCGGGTTTGTGCAATCAGTTAATGCTAAACTTTGATCTGcagactgtgtttgtttccatgtcaCTGCCAGTCTCTGCATTTGGGGGAAAACACAGATATTttgtaaaaatcaaacaatcaaaggTTTTTAATATTCTCTGTTAGTTTTAATCTGTCTGGTTTTAATTGACAATTatcaaactgaatttaaattattttcctaTTGTTCCACTTGATGACCATGGTAACAGCTCTAGTTGAATTTCTTTCTTGTCTGTGTTCACAGGGCTTCCACAAACCTTCCGTGTTGCTTTTAGGAGAGTTGAGGGTTATCCAGTGGACCTCTACTACCTGATGGACCTGTCTTACTCCATGAAAGATGATTTGCAGAAAATCAAAGAACTCGGCAATGATCTTTTTGCTGCTCTGAAAAGAATCACTCGGCATGCTCAAATAGGTAAGATGGTGGTGATCTTACTCTAATAACATGAACCATCTATTTGATGCACTGCAGAACACAGACATGATGTAATTAAACAGTGCTCTGTGGAGTAACAATAACTTATGACAGATGTTGAGTTATAGACTCTTCACTagtcaggctgctggtggtatAATACACAGTGGATGTGGTGTAATTTGAACAACAGGCTAAAAAGTATAGACATAGTGAGGTCTTGTCAGCTGCAGACtaaacttatttcttttctcattcTCTTGCTTTCACTAGTACATATTCCTGATATCCTGTTAGTACAATTTACACAAAAtgtatcatattgtattttaAGATTCCTGAAGTGTCACCttatatgtcagtgtttttatttgatacatttcactTGTCTGAAATGCcagacacacattaaacacattaaaataaataaatgcaacgaGTAAAGCTGaagctttttaaaattacaGGATTTGGTGCCTTTGTTGATAAGACAGTCCTTCCttacaccaacaccaacaaggAAAAACTTGCGAAGCCATGTGATGAGAATGATCAGCAGTGTCAGGCTGCCTTTGGCTACAGACATGTGCTCAGTATGACATCAAAGGAGACGGAGTTTGAAAGGAAAGTGGCAGCTCAGAACATTTCTGGGAACCTTGACTCTCCTGAAGGGAGTCTGGATGCCATGATGCAGGCTGCTGTATGTGGGGTAAGGACCAGTCCTTAACTTGACCTTAAAAAGAGTTAGTAATATTTCTTCCAATGTCCTGACACACTCCAGCTTATGATGGTGATTTTATAATGCTACTGATAGTGTCTGTTATGTAGTGTCCTTCTCTGTGTTAAAGTGTTGCCTGTTAAAGAGTCAGAGATAATTAATATTTCTATCATAAAAGTATTACTCTGTGCATATTTTTGTTTAGGATAAAATTGGTtggagaaacagcagcactCGGCTTATTGTGCTGACCACTGATGCTGGATTCCACATGGCTGGAGATGGAAAATTGGCTGGAATACTGGAACCCAACGATGAACAGTGTCATATGGAAAACGGTCTTTATGTCAAAGGCAGTGAGATGGTATGTGTGGAATCATGACAGATTGGTTCAGTGATTTTTACTCCTCTCATTATGTAAGCGCTGTCAGCAATGTTTGAAAGATTTTACTGATCATTATTTGCAGGACTACCCATCTGTTGGACAACTTGCTATGGCGTTGGAAAAGCACAATATTCAGCCGATATttgcagtgacagaaaatgtgGAGAGTGTGTATAAGGTAAATGAAATCCATTCATTTTGGTACAAATTACAAAGGAAACACTGCATTAAAATTcagattcatatttaatttccatgtttttccctAGAAACTCTCCAAACTTATTCCAAAATCTGAAGTGGGAGTCCTGTCATCAGATTCCAAAAATGTTGTTGAGTTGATTGAGAGTGCCTACAATGTAAGTTGGCCTTTCATGGTGCATCAGTTTGCCACCTTTCTCCATTTGAAGGCACATGCATCTTTGAAATCTGTATTGTGATTAATACATACATATTTCTTACTGATTTTTATGGCAGAGTTTGTCCTCTAAAGTAACCGTGACTCATGACAGTCTTCCTGACAATGTAAGAGTTGTCTACACCCCAATATGTGATAATCCAGGACCAGCAGGAGACAGCAGAGGAGTTTGTAACAATGTGCATGAGGCTAAAACGGTCAGTGTTGACATTGTTGTTCATAAAGTATAGAAAACACTCACAgctattattatattcatttcagtttcaggGGCTTGATTGTATTGTAAAGTCAATAATTTATTGTGTAGATCTACATATCCTGATCCAGGTCTGGTGACCACAGACTAGATAATGTAGCTCAGACACCAGCTCTTCAGAAAAGATTCTAAATCATTCCAGTGCATGCTGTAGACCAAGGCTGGCAAACATATGGCTCATGAGCCAAAGCCGGCACACCAGAAGGTCCAATGTGACTGGTGGGATGAATTTGTGCAAAAAATTGAGAATTTACTGCTATTCATAATTAATCCACATAACACGGCAACGACACCCAGAACTGAACTGTAGATGGCAGCATTGCaccaaaatttaatttattttacttgagaattttcaggttgttcatgaaatgttttgtaagaggataattcattaaatgtaaacattgtcataatgtatttttctgcactaaaacaaagggaaacattgtCATTATTTCTAGGTTGTTATGTGATTATGTTTCTGGTCCTTTAAGATCagattgggctgaatgtggccctgaACTAAAACAAATTTAACACCTCTGCTCTCGGTCTTTATTTGCTAATTcaagcaaaaccaaaacagttttgttacaaaacagaataaatgatgaGGCACAAACCTTGTTGAAACCAACACCTACTGAGAATATGCAATTACAAAATCAGAATATTGTGCCTtggatttttcatgtttttcattcttGAAAAATTGTCTGACTCCATTTTGAAATCTCTTTTCCAGATACAATTTAACGTTACTGTGACTGTAGACTCATGTATAGAGGATAAGTCTTTCACTATCAGACCCCTGGGCTTTAAAGACACACTGACAGTGACTTTATCTACCAACTGCAAGTGTCCATGTGAAAACTTAGAAGACAAAACTCACCCACATTGCAGTCACAATGGAAGCATCATCTGTGGTATTTGCAAGTAAGTATTTCCCTCCTCCACAATGACTGTATGTGTATGGTGATTTTTGCCTAAATTTGGTTTGGAATAGAtaaatttataatataatacgCCTTTTTCCACAACCACTGGGTTCCTGAAAACTACACAGTAAAGTTAGTTCTTATTGTGTAAGTAGTGTAAGAAATACTGATACCAAGAATATTAAGCTCATATGTTAGAGAAATTATTTTGTACAAAATGGAGTTAATTGTTAATAGTATTTCTATTGTTCTACTAATTTCATCAGCATACTGTAAGTGTCCTGTATTACTTATGGCCTGCTAAATTCTTATAGCCATAGGAATTAGGGGAATTTTGCTTTTTGTAACAAAGTCCCATCAGTTGATTTGTCATCAAGTTTGAATTTTGGTACTTGCATTCTCTATCTAGTCTAACCTGTTAGTTTGATATAAGAACAACGTCAAAATGCTACACATTATAGTAAGATGATACAATTTTGAACAATTAAACAGCTGATGACGTTACACAGGTCcatacttattttttcttttttagtattTGTGGTGCAGAAAATGACACTTCCTTTACACAGCCTACATTTTCCTGTGGAATAATATTCAAAGAATAATATAAGATTCCTCAGTATTCATGAAGGAATAGCAGGTCTAGCTCTTTCTAGCACTTTTAAAGTGaggttgtttttcctgtttacaAAGAGAAATATAGAGTCTTCAAAGGATGTGTGGATGactgaaaaatatgatttttaCAGTACATTCTGTTAGAAGATGTAGCTCACAGTGAGTGATCTAACAAACCTTCATCTTTTTAACTTGTCCTTATTCAGTTGCAAGGCCGGTTTCATTGGTCAGTTCTGTGAATGCTCCATTGGTGATAAAGACGAAAGGTCTCTGCGAGCTTCCTGCCAGAGAAATAACGGCACGGAGTGTGAGGGTCGAGGGGACTGTGTATGTGGCAGGTGCCAGTGCCACAACACGGAGAGTGGAAGCAGCTTCTATGGTGAATTCTGCGAGTGTGACAATGACCACTGTGAAAGGTTCCAGAATAAGCAATGTGGAGGTATGGTTGCATCATTTTCCAATCAAACTTTACTTATATCCCAGTTTTCATACATAAAAGACTTAACAGAAAGtcctttacattaaaaacaaacactcccAACCCCTATGCACCAGAagctcattcacacacacacatgcatgcacgcaaCAAACAgcatacacatgcacactacCCAAGTGTACCCTTACCCCACCCTAACCCACTCCTAAGATAAAACAGAATATGACTGAGCACTGAGGGACCAAGTGAGgagacattcattatttttctatatttctattaTGTTCTACATGTAAATTAACACTAAAGATACAAATTCTGATGGAACACACATGGGATTATGTAGTAAACAACCTCAGATTAGAGGCCATTtacatgcatttacatttacatttacaccaCAGTTTGCAAACACAACTCAACATCAACTGTATAGAGGAGAACACGAAGAAGAGGATTGCTTGGGCTAAGAAACCTGAGGAAgatttcgctttttttttttttgagagtcAGACACAGTGAGAGGAGGGTTTTACATGGGCTGATGAGGTGTGATGGTGTTTTGCTGATGAGTGTTggtgatttattaaaaatgcaagAAACACTGGAGCAGCATG
This window harbors:
- the LOC125017423 gene encoding integrin beta-2-like, whose amino-acid sequence is MDRRLLLLLLLMMEQNALCEQQQQTCTKSVVNSCSDCIKSGPFCAWCQKLNFTKPGEQEAVRCDTKDQLKQKGCDDEEIISPFNYADITKSVPLSMSFKNEEPVQMSPQKINLQLRPGLPQTFRVAFRRVEGYPVDLYYLMDLSYSMKDDLQKIKELGNDLFAALKRITRHAQIGFGAFVDKTVLPYTNTNKEKLAKPCDENDQQCQAAFGYRHVLSMTSKETEFERKVAAQNISGNLDSPEGSLDAMMQAAVCGDKIGWRNSSTRLIVLTTDAGFHMAGDGKLAGILEPNDEQCHMENGLYVKGSEMDYPSVGQLAMALEKHNIQPIFAVTENVESVYKKLSKLIPKSEVGVLSSDSKNVVELIESAYNSLSSKVTVTHDSLPDNVRVVYTPICDNPGPAGDSRGVCNNVHEAKTIQFNVTVTVDSCIEDKSFTIRPLGFKDTLTVTLSTNCKCPCENLEDKTHPHCSHNGSIICGICNCKAGFIGQFCECSIGDKDERSLRASCQRNNGTECEGRGDCVCGRCQCHNTESGSSFYGEFCECDNDHCERFQNKQCGGNGDCECGTCKCHSGFEGSACQCKKSDEACRTSDNTVCYGRGSCVCNRCVCKEGYQPPLCKTCLGCPDPCQTKWNCIECVVGLFEKNCSTECRNTKVKKVDQFTLTTKECQQKDSEGCWIKFKLDQLVGEDNYRAEVLKQRECPPPPNFAAIIGGAIVGVALIGLLVLMLVKMLLYMRDVKEYKKFEKEKKKSQWNDDDNPLFQSATTTVANPTFTGE